GTTCCCAGGCGGAGGTGAAGTGTTCCGGCAGCCGCCAGTCGTGACGGGCGGCCACGTCGTGCACCAGGTGGGCGCAGATCGTCAGGGCGCGTTGCGCCCAGCGGCGGTCCCCGGTGACGTCGCCGGCGGCCAGGAACGCCTCAACCATGTGCATGCTGCTGTTCGCGCCCCGGTAGGGCTCTGACTCGGACCAGTCCCGGTTCCAGGATTCGCGGGTGCGCCCGACGGTCTCGTCCCAGAACCGGTCGTTCACCACGTTGAGAACCTCGTCCAGCAGGTGCTCGGCACCCGGTCGGCCGGCGCGGGTCGCGCTGCTCGCGGCCAGCAGCACGAAGGCGTGCTCGTACGCGGACTTCCGGTCGGTGACCGGTTCGCCGCGCAGGTCCACCGCCCCGAACCAGCCGCCATGCCGCTCGTCGCGCAGCGAGCCGCGCAGCGTGGCGACGCCGTGATCGACCGCGTCGGCGGTGCCCGGGACCTGTCTGAGCTGGGCGAGGGCGAATACATGGGTCATCCGACAGGCGATCCACGTGTGGAGCGGCTCGCGTGGGTCGGGCTCGCCGCTGTCGGTCAACCACCAGAATCCTCCCTCGGGCCGGATCGAGGCGCGGGCGGCCCGGAGCAGCGCGTCGCCCTGCCCGGTGAGGAACA
The sequence above is a segment of the Micromonospora sp. WMMA1363 genome. Coding sequences within it:
- a CDS encoding AGE family epimerase/isomerase — translated: MAEQLPTRRPVSTRPGEHTPHQLFLTGQGDALLRAARASIRPEGGFWWLTDSGEPDPREPLHTWIACRMTHVFALAQLRQVPGTADAVDHGVATLRGSLRDERHGGWFGAVDLRGEPVTDRKSAYEHAFVLLAASSATRAGRPGAEHLLDEVLNVVNDRFWDETVGRTRESWNRDWSESEPYRGANSSMHMVEAFLAAGDVTGDRRWAQRALTICAHLVHDVAARHDWRLPEHFTSAWEPRLDYNLDRPADPFRPYGSTVGHWLEWSRLLLHLETALTAPPHWLLDDARALFAAAVARGWAADGADGFVYTLDWADRPVVRSRMHWVLAEAIGAAATLWRRTGDEFYEHWYHVFWDYAVRHLIDKATGHWRHELDEANRPSSMVWHGRPDFYHAYQAVLLSQSPIAPSLAGLYDPVPANPEEVNR